In the genome of Polaribacter atrinae, one region contains:
- a CDS encoding ATP-binding protein, giving the protein MEYINNISTNIVRDEFKQLDYVVTPNTKEIFDRIFVNNYGANKSFNLIGNYGTGKSTFLWALEKNLKKEQLFFNNLTPEEGSVVDYEFIKIIGENDSLLNILAKELKLKGDLDSSKIISALERRRIKASKKKKGIVLIIDEFGKFLEYASKNESADELFLIQQISEWANDDLNETYFIITLHQNFSSYGNNLSDQDKLEWEKVKGRFVNLVFNEPVEQLIYFASKKLKEFNIPIKVKSDFKNLLKLIYSSNLVSHNKLVNDELSNSLYPLDWLSSNVLVNSLQRYGQNERSLFSFLNDDTDYSIKKLKENFYSVSNVYDYLVNTLSTEINSSDNPHRSQWLTTFRALERAELAFEDDYKQVSEVIKTIGLVNIFSKVGGLFDKAFISRYFKLTRKVDINSILDRLEKTGIIRFYKHSNKINFLEGTDIDLEQELITVSKEINPDFSISSEIKNLVDLPMLLVKKYSFETGTRRFFEYKVFDNYNELSEAEGVIDGYINLVFDDIKISDIKKKSKNYISNVFVLYKNSSQIRNEVLMILKFNKLLEKHQDDRNALKLLNSEREFHIQQLKNLAINQLFNNDKNVWINDGKTEDIVSKHKLYEWLTEICYKIYHKTPVFNNELINKEFLSTPINTARKYLIRALLENEHLENLGFPDEKFPPQKAIYISLLKESGIHQKNNKLGYYELSKPNRNSNLYQLWNESESFLNSSLSNKRNLLEFYELLEQSPYKLKKGLINYWIPMFLIAKKEDYALFHSNGGFVPFITEDTIDLIYKKPQDFLIKSYDVSGLKVNLLESYKELVQIGDSNSKGTQSTFLSIFGNFLRFQRGLNNYTLKTDKLSSKATKLREAILTSKDPEDALFNLFPTALGFHSLSIKEDEEVLNSFTNHIQDAIREIRNAYDELLNRIEKVIIDAFYGSSLEFETYKKEIQSKISDINPATLGKVQNVFYRRLISPLDDRVSWIKSVADVALGKGLEELLDEEEPLLVNTIKDLSLGLIKASEIRNFNKNSDKGTLYSIRFFGETGEYVDDKLVVNTNTSKEFTSIKDKISETISQLDETKRKELLVELLSKEMNI; this is encoded by the coding sequence ATGGAGTACATTAATAATATTTCAACTAACATAGTTAGGGACGAGTTTAAACAATTAGATTACGTTGTTACACCTAATACGAAAGAGATTTTTGATAGAATTTTCGTTAATAATTATGGTGCAAACAAATCTTTTAATTTAATTGGTAATTACGGAACAGGTAAATCAACATTTCTTTGGGCGCTTGAGAAAAATTTAAAAAAAGAACAACTATTTTTTAATAACTTAACTCCAGAAGAAGGTAGTGTTGTTGATTACGAGTTTATAAAGATAATAGGAGAAAATGACTCTCTTTTAAATATATTAGCAAAAGAACTTAAACTTAAGGGAGATTTAGATAGCTCTAAAATTATTTCAGCTTTAGAAAGAAGAAGAATAAAAGCTTCGAAAAAAAAGAAAGGTATTGTTCTAATAATTGATGAATTCGGGAAATTTTTGGAATATGCTTCTAAAAATGAATCAGCTGATGAATTATTTTTAATTCAACAAATATCAGAGTGGGCGAACGATGATTTAAATGAAACTTATTTCATCATAACATTACATCAAAATTTTTCAAGCTACGGAAATAATTTATCTGATCAAGATAAATTAGAATGGGAAAAAGTAAAAGGAAGATTTGTAAACTTAGTGTTTAATGAACCAGTAGAACAGCTTATTTATTTTGCTAGTAAAAAACTGAAAGAATTTAACATTCCCATAAAGGTAAAGTCAGATTTTAAAAACTTACTTAAACTAATTTACTCATCAAACCTAGTAAGTCATAATAAGCTTGTTAATGATGAATTAAGTAATTCATTATATCCTTTAGATTGGCTTTCATCAAATGTATTAGTTAATTCTCTTCAACGATATGGACAAAATGAGAGATCATTATTTTCCTTTTTAAATGATGATACTGATTATTCAATTAAAAAATTAAAAGAAAATTTTTATTCTGTTTCTAACGTATATGACTACTTAGTAAATACGCTATCTACAGAAATTAATAGCTCAGATAACCCACATAGATCACAATGGCTAACTACATTTAGAGCTCTTGAAAGAGCCGAATTAGCTTTTGAAGATGATTATAAACAGGTTTCTGAGGTTATTAAAACTATTGGTTTAGTAAATATTTTCTCTAAAGTAGGTGGGCTTTTTGATAAAGCTTTTATTTCTAGATACTTTAAACTAACTAGAAAGGTTGATATAAATTCAATTCTAGACAGACTTGAAAAAACAGGGATAATTAGGTTTTACAAGCATAGTAATAAAATCAATTTTTTAGAAGGCACAGATATTGACTTAGAACAAGAATTGATAACTGTAAGTAAAGAGATTAATCCTGATTTTTCTATTTCAAGTGAAATAAAGAATCTAGTAGATCTACCTATGTTACTTGTTAAAAAGTATTCTTTTGAAACTGGTACTCGAAGATTTTTTGAATATAAAGTATTTGACAACTATAATGAGCTTTCAGAAGCTGAAGGAGTAATTGACGGGTATATTAATTTAGTATTTGATGATATTAAAATTTCTGACATTAAGAAAAAATCAAAAAATTACATTTCTAATGTTTTTGTATTATACAAAAATTCTAGCCAGATTAGAAACGAAGTATTGATGATTCTTAAATTCAACAAACTATTAGAGAAACATCAAGATGACAGAAATGCATTAAAACTTTTGAATTCAGAAAGAGAGTTTCATATACAACAACTAAAAAACCTTGCAATTAATCAATTGTTTAATAATGATAAGAATGTTTGGATTAATGATGGTAAAACAGAAGATATCGTTAGCAAGCATAAATTGTATGAGTGGTTAACAGAAATTTGTTATAAAATTTACCACAAGACACCTGTTTTTAATAATGAACTTATTAATAAAGAATTCTTAAGTACACCTATAAATACGGCAAGAAAATATCTAATAAGAGCACTATTAGAGAATGAACATCTTGAAAACTTAGGTTTTCCTGATGAAAAATTCCCTCCTCAAAAAGCTATTTATATAAGCTTGTTAAAGGAGTCGGGCATACATCAAAAAAATAATAAATTAGGATATTACGAGTTGAGTAAACCAAACAGAAACTCAAATCTATATCAGCTTTGGAATGAATCTGAATCGTTTTTAAATAGTTCTTTGTCTAATAAAAGAAACCTATTAGAATTTTATGAACTGTTAGAACAAAGTCCTTATAAGCTTAAGAAAGGACTTATAAACTACTGGATTCCAATGTTTTTAATTGCGAAAAAGGAAGACTACGCATTATTTCACTCTAATGGTGGTTTTGTTCCATTTATAACCGAAGATACTATTGATTTAATTTATAAAAAACCTCAAGATTTCTTAATTAAAAGTTACGATGTTTCTGGTTTAAAAGTTAATTTACTTGAAAGCTACAAAGAGTTAGTTCAAATTGGAGATTCAAATTCAAAAGGAACTCAATCTACTTTCTTGTCTATATTTGGAAATTTCTTAAGGTTTCAAAGAGGATTAAACAACTACACCCTTAAAACAGATAAATTATCAAGTAAAGCAACTAAACTAAGAGAAGCTATATTAACTTCTAAAGACCCTGAAGACGCTTTATTTAATTTATTCCCAACAGCATTAGGCTTTCATTCGTTATCTATAAAAGAAGACGAAGAAGTTCTTAATTCGTTTACAAATCACATTCAAGATGCAATAAGAGAAATCCGTAATGCTTATGATGAATTATTAAATAGAATTGAGAAGGTAATTATCGATGCTTTCTATGGCTCATCACTAGAATTTGAAACTTATAAAAAAGAAATCCAATCTAAGATTAGTGATATTAACCCAGCAACTTTAGGAAAAGTTCAAAATGTTTTTTACAGACGTTTAATTTCTCCTTTAGACGATAGAGTAAGTTGGATTAAATCTGTTGCAGATGTTGCTTTAGGAAAAGGATTAGAAGAACTGCTAGACGAAGAAGAACCTTTGTTAGTTAATACTATAAAAGATTTGTCTTTAGGTTTAATAAAAGCATCCGAAATTCGTAACTTTAATAAAAATTCTGATAAAGGAACTTTATATTCAATCCGATTTTTCGGTGAAACAGGTGAGTATGTTGATGATAAATTGGTTGTAAACACAAACACCTCCAAAGAATTCACTTCAATAAAAGATAAAATTAGTGAAACAATTAGTCAGTTGGATGAAACTAAAAGAAAAGAACTTTTGGTAGAATTGCTGTCTAAAGAAATGAATATTTAA
- a CDS encoding DUF4007 family protein, with translation MTSNQESLRFSGHDTFHCKEQWILKGIQLIDNQVSKNIFSTDNAIPLLGVGKNMVRSIQHWLRAFGILNKEDTLSEFANLLFLTEELDPYLENEGSLWLLQYYLCKTNHSSIFQLIFSRYFSDKATLEFSEYQILNYVNRILVDNDQKEIAIKTFNSDFKVFIRTYVSPVKNEKTIEDDFNTPLLSLNLVADTGRKNDVYQTVYRLNRNIQESISSEIFAYCLLHEFENENSVSFDRIRKTVGSYLCLSNEGLEIQIDKLCEEENQFVYKDDAGVRQLQFKNNSNEFKNNMLRNHYGVH, from the coding sequence ATGACTTCGAATCAAGAATCTTTAAGATTTTCAGGACATGATACCTTTCACTGCAAAGAGCAGTGGATATTAAAAGGGATTCAACTTATTGATAACCAGGTATCTAAAAACATATTTAGCACTGACAACGCTATTCCTTTATTAGGAGTGGGTAAAAATATGGTAAGATCTATTCAACATTGGCTGAGAGCTTTTGGCATTTTAAACAAAGAAGATACTTTAAGTGAGTTTGCAAATTTGCTTTTTCTTACAGAAGAATTAGACCCGTATTTAGAGAATGAGGGATCATTATGGTTATTACAGTACTACTTATGCAAGACCAATCATTCATCTATTTTTCAACTTATATTTTCCCGTTACTTTTCAGATAAAGCCACTTTAGAATTTTCTGAATATCAAATATTAAATTACGTAAATAGAATTCTTGTTGACAATGACCAAAAGGAAATAGCAATAAAAACATTCAATTCAGATTTTAAAGTTTTCATTAGAACATATGTTTCTCCTGTCAAAAATGAAAAGACCATTGAAGATGACTTCAACACTCCTTTACTTAGTTTAAATCTAGTAGCTGATACAGGTAGAAAAAATGATGTGTACCAAACAGTTTACAGATTAAACAGAAATATTCAAGAAAGTATTTCAAGTGAGATTTTCGCTTACTGCTTGTTACATGAGTTTGAAAATGAAAACTCCGTGAGTTTTGATAGAATTAGAAAAACAGTTGGTTCTTACTTATGTTTATCAAACGAGGGATTAGAAATTCAAATAGATAAACTTTGTGAAGAAGAAAATCAATTTGTTTATAAGGATGATGCAGGGGTAAGACAATTACAATTTAAAAACAACTCAAACGAGTTTAAAAACAATATGTTGAGAAACCATTATGGAGTACATTAA
- a CDS encoding ribose-phosphate pyrophosphokinase: MPTNQLAPKLFACRQSTVLAEKIAKEYNTTLGKVKTTYFSDGEFQPAFEESVRGRRVFIIGSTFPNADNLMEMLLMLDAAKRASARHITAVMPYFGWARQDRKDQPRVAIGAKLVANLLQSAGATRIMTMDLHADQIQGFFEKPVDHLFASTIFMPYINSLKLDNLTIASPDMGGSKRAYAYSKHLHCDVVICYKQRIKANQIGHMELIGDVKGKNVILVDDMIDTGGTLAHAANLMMERGALSVRAICTHPILSGGAYEKIENSGLTELIVSDTIPLKKETSKIKVVSCAPLFADVMHKVQDNTSISGQFLM, translated from the coding sequence ATGCCTACAAATCAATTAGCACCAAAACTTTTTGCCTGCAGACAAAGCACAGTTTTGGCAGAAAAGATTGCAAAAGAGTACAATACTACTTTAGGAAAAGTTAAAACAACCTACTTTAGTGACGGAGAATTTCAACCAGCTTTTGAAGAATCTGTTCGTGGAAGACGCGTTTTTATTATTGGATCTACGTTTCCGAATGCAGACAATTTAATGGAAATGTTATTAATGTTAGATGCTGCAAAAAGAGCATCTGCAAGACATATTACAGCGGTGATGCCATATTTTGGTTGGGCAAGACAAGATAGAAAAGATCAGCCAAGAGTTGCCATAGGAGCAAAATTAGTTGCTAATCTATTACAATCTGCAGGAGCAACTAGAATTATGACGATGGATTTACATGCAGACCAAATTCAAGGTTTCTTTGAAAAGCCAGTAGACCACTTATTTGCTTCTACTATTTTTATGCCTTACATCAATAGCTTAAAATTAGATAATTTAACAATAGCATCTCCAGATATGGGAGGTTCTAAAAGAGCATATGCATACTCTAAGCACTTACACTGTGATGTTGTTATTTGTTATAAACAACGTATTAAAGCTAATCAAATTGGTCACATGGAACTAATTGGAGACGTTAAAGGTAAGAATGTTATTTTAGTAGATGACATGATTGATACTGGAGGAACGTTAGCACATGCAGCAAATTTAATGATGGAAAGAGGAGCGTTAAGTGTACGAGCAATTTGTACGCACCCAATACTTTCTGGTGGTGCTTATGAGAAAATAGAAAACTCAGGATTAACAGAATTGATTGTTTCAGACACTATTCCGTTAAAAAAGGAGACTTCTAAAATAAAAGTGGTATCTTGCGCGCCATTATTTGCGGATGTTATGCATAAAGTGCAAGACAATACTTCAATTAGTGGACAATTTTTAATGTAA
- a CDS encoding 50S ribosomal protein L25/general stress protein Ctc, with translation MKSITIKGSKRESVGKVATKALRNAGMVPCVIYGGENPIHFSAEEKAFKKLVFTPNVYTASIDVDGQKIPAVLQDIQFHPVTDKIIHVDFYQLFDDKEITMKIPVKLTGTSPGVLNGGSLRFTNRKLRVKALPANLPDFVTADISKLKIGNKLVITSLPTEGYTFMHPDNTVVVQVRTSRNATVSADDEDEEEATEAAAE, from the coding sequence ATGAAATCAATTACAATTAAAGGATCAAAAAGAGAAAGCGTAGGTAAAGTAGCAACTAAAGCCTTACGTAATGCTGGTATGGTTCCTTGCGTTATATACGGAGGAGAAAACCCAATACATTTTTCAGCAGAAGAAAAAGCATTTAAAAAGTTGGTATTCACTCCAAACGTTTATACAGCAAGTATTGATGTTGATGGACAAAAAATACCAGCGGTTTTACAAGACATTCAGTTTCACCCAGTAACAGACAAGATTATTCACGTAGATTTTTATCAATTATTTGATGATAAAGAAATTACAATGAAGATTCCTGTAAAATTAACTGGTACTTCTCCAGGAGTATTAAATGGTGGTTCTTTACGTTTTACAAACCGTAAATTAAGAGTAAAAGCTTTACCTGCTAACTTACCAGATTTTGTAACTGCAGATATTTCTAAATTAAAAATTGGAAATAAATTAGTAATAACATCTTTACCAACAGAAGGGTATACATTTATGCACCCAGACAATACAGTTGTTGTTCAAGTAAGAACATCTCGTAATGCTACTGTTTCTGCAGACGATGAAGATGAAGAAGAAGCTACAGAAGCTGCTGCAGAATAA
- the pth gene encoding aminoacyl-tRNA hydrolase, protein MKKFLIIGLGNIGEQYVNTRHNIGFKILDEVAAEYNVTFETEKLGDVAAFRFKGRTFILLKPSTYMNLSGKAVKYWMDKENISVENILVVTDDINIDFGVIRVKGKGSAGGHNGLKDIQEKLNTQQYARFRFGVGGNYGRGRQVDYVLGEWNKDETSEFIERLPTSAKVITSFGTAGLNNTMNTFNGK, encoded by the coding sequence ATGAAGAAATTTTTAATTATTGGTTTAGGTAACATTGGTGAACAGTATGTAAATACACGTCATAATATTGGATTTAAAATTCTTGATGAGGTTGCAGCAGAATACAACGTAACTTTTGAGACTGAAAAGCTAGGTGATGTAGCTGCCTTTCGTTTTAAAGGAAGAACATTTATTTTACTAAAACCAAGTACATATATGAATTTAAGTGGAAAAGCAGTAAAATATTGGATGGATAAAGAAAATATATCTGTAGAAAATATTTTAGTAGTTACAGATGATATAAATATAGATTTTGGTGTAATTCGTGTAAAAGGAAAAGGTTCTGCTGGCGGACACAACGGTTTAAAAGATATTCAAGAAAAATTAAATACCCAACAATACGCTCGTTTTAGATTTGGAGTTGGTGGTAACTATGGTAGAGGTAGGCAAGTAGATTATGTGCTTGGTGAGTGGAATAAAGATGAAACTAGTGAGTTTATAGAGCGTTTGCCTACATCAGCAAAAGTAATTACCTCTTTTGGTACTGCAGGATTAAATAACACCATGAATACTTTTAATGGTAAGTAA
- a CDS encoding 6-pyruvoyl trahydropterin synthase family protein: MSTIRITKQFSFETGHALYGYDGKCKNVHGHSYKLSVTVSGTPIKDSTNVKFGMVIDFGDLKKIVNEEIVDIFDHATVFNKNTPHVDLAKELIDRGHHVLLVDYQPTSEMMVIDFAKKIKNRLPENIKLHAIKLQETDSSFAEWYASEN; the protein is encoded by the coding sequence ATGAGTACAATTAGAATTACAAAACAATTTAGTTTTGAAACAGGCCACGCCTTATATGGTTATGATGGTAAATGTAAGAACGTACACGGGCATTCTTACAAACTTTCTGTAACAGTCTCTGGAACTCCAATTAAAGACAGTACCAATGTAAAATTTGGAATGGTCATTGATTTTGGTGATTTAAAAAAGATTGTAAACGAAGAAATTGTAGATATTTTTGACCATGCAACCGTTTTTAACAAAAACACACCACATGTAGATTTGGCTAAAGAATTAATAGATCGAGGACATCATGTATTATTGGTAGATTACCAACCAACCAGTGAAATGATGGTAATAGATTTTGCTAAAAAAATTAAAAATAGATTGCCAGAAAATATCAAACTTCACGCTATAAAACTGCAAGAAACAGATTCTAGTTTTGCAGAATGGTATGCAAGCGAAAACTAA
- a CDS encoding GH3 auxin-responsive promoter family protein, with amino-acid sequence MSIKSFFAIPFAKIATKKVYKWANNPHKTQEKVFKNLISKGSKTAFGKDHNFSTITSYQDFKKEVKVTDYEGLRPYVDRIVAGESDVLWTGKPLYFAKTSGTTSGAKFIPITKDSMPTHIKAARNALLFYIKEKNDASFVDGKMIFLQGSPVLSDKNGVKLGRLSGIVAHYVPQYLLKNRLPSWETNCIEDWDTKVNAIVEETINEDMSVISGIPSWVQMYFEKLIEKTGKSVSELFPNFNFFIYGGVNFEPYKNKFESLIGKNIDYIELYPASEGFIAYQDSQTEKGMLLQLDSGIFYEFIPATEFFDENPTRISLKDVKMGVNYAIILNTTAGLWGYNIGDTVEFTSTKPYRIKVTGRIKHFISAFGEHVIGKEVEKALNDSIKGTDINISEFTVAPQVSPESGLPYHEWFIEFENEPENLEDFAAKIDASMQAQNIYYIDLIEGKVLRPLVIRKVKKGGFHEYMKSIGKFGGQNKIPQLSDNRKIADVLNNFLIKE; translated from the coding sequence ATGAGCATCAAGTCATTTTTTGCAATTCCGTTTGCTAAAATAGCAACAAAAAAAGTCTACAAATGGGCCAATAACCCACACAAAACTCAAGAAAAAGTTTTTAAAAACTTAATTTCTAAAGGAAGTAAAACAGCTTTTGGAAAAGATCATAATTTTTCTACCATTACCAGTTATCAAGATTTTAAAAAAGAGGTTAAAGTTACAGATTATGAAGGTTTAAGACCTTATGTAGATAGAATTGTAGCCGGAGAATCTGATGTTCTTTGGACAGGAAAACCACTTTATTTTGCAAAAACTTCAGGCACAACCTCTGGAGCAAAATTTATTCCGATTACCAAAGATTCTATGCCAACGCATATTAAAGCAGCAAGAAATGCTTTGTTATTTTATATCAAAGAAAAAAATGACGCAAGTTTTGTTGATGGAAAAATGATATTCTTACAAGGAAGTCCTGTTTTAAGTGATAAAAATGGTGTGAAACTGGGTAGATTAAGCGGAATTGTAGCACATTATGTTCCGCAATATTTATTAAAAAACAGGTTACCAAGTTGGGAAACCAACTGTATAGAAGATTGGGATACCAAAGTAAATGCTATTGTAGAAGAAACCATTAATGAAGATATGTCTGTAATTAGCGGAATTCCTTCTTGGGTACAAATGTATTTCGAAAAGTTAATTGAAAAAACAGGGAAATCAGTTTCAGAATTGTTTCCAAATTTTAATTTCTTCATTTATGGAGGCGTTAATTTTGAGCCTTATAAAAATAAGTTCGAAAGTTTAATTGGTAAAAATATTGATTATATAGAACTATATCCTGCATCCGAAGGGTTTATAGCGTACCAAGATTCTCAGACAGAAAAAGGAATGTTGCTACAATTAGATTCTGGTATTTTTTATGAGTTTATTCCTGCAACCGAGTTTTTTGATGAAAACCCAACAAGAATTTCTTTAAAAGATGTAAAAATGGGTGTTAACTATGCCATCATTTTAAATACAACAGCGGGTCTTTGGGGTTATAATATTGGTGATACTGTAGAGTTTACATCAACAAAACCTTATCGAATTAAAGTTACCGGAAGAATCAAACATTTTATATCCGCCTTTGGCGAACACGTTATTGGTAAAGAAGTAGAAAAAGCACTAAATGACTCTATTAAAGGGACAGATATAAATATTAGCGAATTTACGGTAGCGCCACAAGTAAGTCCAGAAAGTGGTTTACCGTATCATGAGTGGTTTATAGAGTTTGAAAACGAACCAGAAAACTTAGAAGATTTTGCAGCTAAGATTGATGCTTCTATGCAGGCTCAAAACATTTATTATATCGATTTAATTGAAGGAAAAGTTTTACGTCCTTTGGTGATAAGAAAAGTGAAAAAAGGTGGTTTTCATGAATATATGAAATCTATTGGTAAATTTGGAGGACAAAATAAGATTCCGCAATTATCTGATAATAGAAAAATTGCTGATGTTTTAAATAATTTTTTAATTAAGGAGTAA
- a CDS encoding M23 family metallopeptidase — protein MAKKDKKKGKLKQKLTDKYRLVVLNEDTFEERFSLKLSRLNVFVLGGFFSILLIAGTILLIAFTPLKEYIPGYSSTALKRKAANLTFEADSLKIKLAVLENYTKALRPVLTGEIQPESIDSIQAEARHRFIDDSELAATKEDSLFREKVESETLFSIEQNAKSNVKVVFFAPLNGTISQVFDATSKHFAVDITAKSGTPIKATADGTVIFSGWTTETGYVIILKHDKDYISVYKHNGNLLKEQGDFVKSGEAIATVGSTGELTTGPHLHFELWSGGYAVNPTNFIDFK, from the coding sequence GTGGCTAAAAAAGATAAAAAAAAGGGAAAACTTAAACAAAAACTAACTGATAAATACAGATTGGTTGTTTTAAATGAAGACACTTTTGAGGAACGTTTTTCATTAAAACTATCAAGATTAAATGTATTTGTCTTGGGTGGTTTTTTTTCTATATTATTAATAGCTGGCACCATTTTATTAATTGCATTTACTCCCTTAAAAGAGTATATTCCTGGTTACTCTTCTACTGCATTAAAAAGAAAAGCAGCCAATTTAACTTTTGAAGCAGATTCTTTAAAAATTAAATTAGCCGTCTTAGAAAACTACACAAAAGCATTAAGACCTGTTTTAACAGGAGAAATACAACCAGAAAGTATAGACTCTATACAAGCAGAAGCAAGACATCGTTTTATAGACGATAGTGAATTAGCTGCTACAAAAGAAGATTCTTTATTTAGAGAAAAAGTAGAAAGTGAAACGTTGTTTTCTATTGAACAAAATGCAAAAAGCAATGTTAAAGTGGTCTTTTTTGCTCCGTTAAACGGTACAATATCTCAAGTTTTTGATGCTACTTCTAAACACTTTGCTGTAGATATTACCGCAAAAAGCGGAACACCAATTAAAGCAACTGCAGATGGTACTGTTATTTTTTCTGGCTGGACTACAGAAACAGGCTATGTAATCATTTTAAAGCATGATAAAGATTATATTTCTGTTTACAAACACAACGGAAACTTATTAAAAGAACAAGGAGACTTTGTAAAATCTGGTGAAGCAATTGCTACTGTAGGATCTACAGGAGAGCTAACAACAGGACCTCATTTACATTTTGAACTTTGGAGCGGTGGTTATGCCGTAAACCCAACAAATTTTATAGATTTTAAATAA
- the nadD gene encoding nicotinate (nicotinamide) nucleotide adenylyltransferase, which translates to MSKIGLYFGTFNPMHIGHLIIANHMVENSDLDEIWMVVTPHNPFKKKSSLLDNHERFEMIYRATANYQKINPSDIEFNLPQPNYTIHTLAHISEVHPNKEFCLIMGEDNLKSLHKWKNYETILEHHHIYVYPRIADGVMDDQFKNHPKIHKVDAPIVQISSTMIRKGIKDRKNIQPLLPKEVWDYIDEMNFYNK; encoded by the coding sequence ATGAGTAAAATAGGTTTATATTTTGGCACGTTTAACCCCATGCATATTGGACATTTAATTATAGCCAATCACATGGTAGAAAATTCAGATTTAGATGAAATCTGGATGGTTGTTACACCTCACAATCCGTTTAAGAAAAAAAGCTCTTTATTAGATAATCATGAGCGTTTTGAAATGATTTATAGAGCAACTGCCAATTACCAGAAAATTAATCCGTCTGATATTGAGTTTAATTTACCACAACCTAACTACACTATTCATACGTTAGCTCATATTTCTGAAGTACACCCAAACAAAGAATTCTGTTTAATTATGGGTGAAGACAATCTAAAAAGTTTACATAAATGGAAAAATTATGAAACAATTTTAGAACATCATCACATTTATGTATACCCAAGAATTGCTGATGGTGTTATGGATGATCAATTTAAAAACCATCCTAAAATTCATAAAGTAGACGCTCCTATTGTACAAATATCATCTACCATGATAAGAAAAGGTATAAAAGACAGAAAGAACATACAACCTCTTCTACCTAAAGAAGTTTGGGACTACATAGATGAAATGAACTTTTACAATAAATAA
- the gmk gene encoding guanylate kinase: MSDFKGKLFVFSAPSGSGKTTIVRHLLKQERFNLEFSISATSREPRGEEIDGKDYYFINLREFKDKIKSDEFLEWEEVYRDNFYGTLKTEVERIWALKKHVIFDIDVVGGLRIKHKFPKETLSVFVKPPSVDELKIRLKKRSTESEDKINMRIAKASVELATAPQFDKIIKNYILEDALKEAEDLMSDFLGLEQNKK; this comes from the coding sequence ATGTCAGATTTTAAAGGAAAATTATTCGTTTTTTCAGCACCTTCTGGTTCAGGTAAAACAACCATTGTACGTCACTTATTAAAACAAGAACGGTTTAATTTAGAGTTCTCTATCTCTGCTACTTCTAGAGAACCTAGAGGAGAAGAAATAGATGGTAAAGATTATTATTTTATCAATTTAAGAGAATTTAAAGATAAAATTAAAAGTGATGAATTTTTAGAATGGGAAGAAGTTTACAGAGATAACTTTTACGGAACTTTAAAAACGGAAGTAGAAAGAATTTGGGCCTTAAAAAAACATGTTATTTTTGATATTGATGTTGTTGGTGGATTAAGAATTAAACACAAATTCCCAAAAGAAACCTTGTCTGTTTTTGTAAAACCACCAAGTGTAGATGAATTAAAAATTCGTTTAAAAAAACGTTCTACAGAAAGTGAAGACAAAATAAACATGCGTATTGCAAAAGCCTCTGTAGAATTGGCAACAGCACCTCAGTTTGATAAAATTATAAAAAATTACATTTTAGAAGATGCTTTAAAAGAAGCAGAAGATTTAATGAGTGATTTTTTAGGGTTAGAACAAAATAAAAAATAA